Genomic segment of Ignavibacteriales bacterium:
ATTAGCGGTGTTTGATTAGCAACGCCGAAAATACCAATAGGATTAATACGTACCTTTACACCGGGAATTGTTTGCACCATTTGTTTAATCTCATTTCCAACGTCATCAGTAGATTTAATTCTTTTTTCTTTCGGAATAAGAGTAACTGTGATTTCCGTTGTATTGCTTGACGAGAAGCCAACTAATCCTTCGGAAGAAACACCAACATTAGCATACATTCTTTCAACTTCCGGCATTTTGCCAATCATCTTTTCAACTTTCTGTGAAGCAATATTTGTCTGTTCGATTGTAGTGCCGGGAGCTAATTCCAATGCAACAGCAAATTCTCCGCGGTCTGTTTGAGTCATAAACTCAGCTCCAATAAATCCGAGAGGAATTAACGAAGAGGTTGCAATAAAAGCTGCAATGGTTAACAGAGCAACTTTCATTCTGTTTTTTAATGCCCACTTTAATAGAAGAACATAATTTTCTGTAAGCTGTTTAAATTTCTTTTCGAACCAGACAGCGAAGCTTCCAACCAATGTTCTCGAAGTAAGTCTTTCCAATTTTGCAAATCTTGAAGCAAGCATTGGAGTAACGGTAAACGAAACGAATAAACTCATTAAAGTAGAAACCACAATTACTGCAGAGAACTCGCGTAAGATATTTCCAATCATTCCTCCGACTAAAGTTAGCGGGAAAAAAACTGCAACATCAACAAATGTTATTGCTAGAGCGGCAAAACCGATTTCATTTCTACCGCGTAAAGCAGCAACCTTGCTCTCTTCACCTTTTTCAAGATGATGATAAATATTTTCCAAAACTACTATTGAGTCATCTACAAGTATTCCCACAACAAGAGAGAGCCCGAGTAATGTCATCAAGTTTAAAGTAAAACCTAGCGCCCATATTGCAATGAATGTTGAAATAAGCGAACATGGAATTGCTATAAGAACAATCAATGAATTTCTTATACTATGTAAGAACATTAACATTACCATAGAAACGAGCAAAACCGCAAGTGCCAAATCGCTTTTTACCGCATTCGCTGCATCAATAGTAAAGAGAGATCCGTCCTGTGCAATTTCAAATTTTAGATTATTGTTTTTGTAAACATTTTCTATTCTCTGAATTTCATTTCTTACAAGCTTTGAAACTTCAACCGAATTGGCATCGGTTTGTTTCTGAAGAACAACACCGATTGTGTTGCGGAAATTTATCCGTGCAATATTTGTATAATCTTTAATTCCATCTTCAATTTCGGCAACCGCTGAAAGTTTTATCTCGCCGCCTGATCTTGATTCTCCTATTGTAAGATTTTTTAAATCTTCAACCGATGTTAATTTTCCAGCAATACGAACGATGAACTGACCGTCTTTATCTTTAATCTTTCCGGTAGGAAAATCTAAATTTGCTGTTTTAATTACTTGTGTAACTTGTGGAATGGATAAGCCGTACGCGCGAAGTTTTTGCAAATCTAAATTAACTTTTATCTCGCGTTCTTCTCCGCCGATAAGTGCAATCTGTCCTACTCCAGGTACACGTGATAGTAAAGGTTGGATTTTATCTTTCACAAATTGATATAAAACTCGTGAATCCATATCAGCAGAAATACCCATTCTTAATATGGGAATTTCATCTAAAGCGATTTTAGAAATTGTTGGAGCTTTTGCGCCTGACGGAAGTTGTGATGTAATTTGTCCAACTTTTCTTTGAGCATCCTGAAGGGAAAGATCCGTATTGGCCGATTGTAATAGCTCTATAATAACAAATGATACACCTTCAGAAGATGTAGAACGTACATCCGATACTTTATCCATTCCGGAAACAGCATCTTCTATCGGTTTGGTAACGCCCGTTTCAACTTCATTAGGAGATGCACCTGGATAGATAGTTGTAATCGTAATAACAGGCGCAGAAATTTTCGGCAGCAATTCATACTTTAACTGACGGTACGCAAACAAACCTAACACAATCAATGCGGAAAATATAATGATTATAAGCGACGGCCGTTTTATTGATAATTCTGTAATTGTCATTTTAAAAATCCTTTTTACTTATTGAGTATCTCAACTTTTAAATTGTCCACTAAATTATTTTGTCCATTTACAACAATTGTTTCGCCTTCCATTAGCCCTTGCAATACTTGAATATATATTCCGGATTGATTTCCTACAGTTAAGCTGCGGAGTTTGGCAATTCCATTTTCAACAACAAATACTTGTGGCTCTTTCACACTACCAACTAACGACTCGCGGGGAATTACAATTATGTCTCTATTTTTTAATGAAGTAAATTCAACGCGCGCAAACATACCGGCTTTTAACGGATGAGCACTTTCATTATTTATGGTAATCTCGATAGGGTAAGTGTGTGATTCATCACCTTTAGAACTGATTGATTCGATTCTTCCCTTATAAATTACACCAGGATAGATATCAACTGTAACTGAAACTTGATCTCCTGGTTTTATAAGAAATGCATCTCGTTCAGCGAGATTAAGTTTTACTTTTAATCTACCGATATCAACAACATTTGCAACAACAGTTGATTGCGGTGCACCTTGAACCATTGAACCTATATCAACGTAAAGTGCTGATACATAACCGGAAATTGGAGTTTTTATTTGTGTATCATCCAATTGTCTTTTTGCCATTATGTATTGTGCTTCAGCCATAGCAGCATTAAGTTTTGCTTGATCTAATTGCGAATCGGAAACTGATTTTTGCTGATATAGAGTTTTAAATCTCT
This window contains:
- a CDS encoding efflux RND transporter permease subunit, producing the protein MTITELSIKRPSLIIIIFSALIVLGLFAYRQLKYELLPKISAPVITITTIYPGASPNEVETGVTKPIEDAVSGMDKVSDVRSTSSEGVSFVIIELLQSANTDLSLQDAQRKVGQITSQLPSGAKAPTISKIALDEIPILRMGISADMDSRVLYQFVKDKIQPLLSRVPGVGQIALIGGEEREIKVNLDLQKLRAYGLSIPQVTQVIKTANLDFPTGKIKDKDGQFIVRIAGKLTSVEDLKNLTIGESRSGGEIKLSAVAEIEDGIKDYTNIARINFRNTIGVVLQKQTDANSVEVSKLVRNEIQRIENVYKNNNLKFEIAQDGSLFTIDAANAVKSDLALAVLLVSMVMLMFLHSIRNSLIVLIAIPCSLISTFIAIWALGFTLNLMTLLGLSLVVGILVDDSIVVLENIYHHLEKGEESKVAALRGRNEIGFAALAITFVDVAVFFPLTLVGGMIGNILREFSAVIVVSTLMSLFVSFTVTPMLASRFAKLERLTSRTLVGSFAVWFEKKFKQLTENYVLLLKWALKNRMKVALLTIAAFIATSSLIPLGFIGAEFMTQTDRGEFAVALELAPGTTIEQTNIASQKVEKMIGKMPEVERMYANVGVSSEGLVGFSSSNTTEITVTLIPKEKRIKSTDDVGNEIKQMVQTIPGVKVRINPIGIFGVANQTPLMLIINGPDYEGVLKTAHEIQNIIKVIPGTADVRLSAQDGNPETRIEIDRRKLTSFGLSVAEVGQALQIALTGDNDSKLRDGETEYDIRIALDQFDRSKTDNLGNISFTNRKGQQIYLKQFANVYRATGPTKLSREARSAAVTIYSQVQGGRTTGAISQDIEKQFKNYKFPPGVTYSWQGDIKSQRDSFGDLGLAMLAAILFTYMVMVALYDSFVYPLVILFSIPLAMIGAILALGLTLKALNIFTILGIIMLTGLVAKNAILLVDRTNFMRSQGESVFDALIDGVRMRIRPIFMTTLTMIFAMTPVAFSTASGAEWKSGLAWALIGGLISSLLLTLIIVPLVYTKVEEYRLRIPVLFKRVSEILRLKKKSVVPNSVAEDLGLSK
- a CDS encoding efflux RND transporter periplasmic adaptor subunit yields the protein MKKWKVIVSVIVILVIIIAILFMNKRKMAATTAGGIKDVYFVSVDKVAKKDLAETLSLVGNITANNDVNIISETSGKITAVFTKVGDYKRAGSVLFQVDDELKKAAFMSAEANYEKAKKDYERFKTLYQQKSVSDSQLDQAKLNAAMAEAQYIMAKRQLDDTQIKTPISGYVSALYVDIGSMVQGAPQSTVVANVVDIGRLKVKLNLAERDAFLIKPGDQVSVTVDIYPGVIYKGRIESISSKGDESHTYPIEITINNESAHPLKAGMFARVEFTSLKNRDIIVIPRESLVGSVKEPQVFVVENGIAKLRSLTVGNQSGIYIQVLQGLMEGETIVVNGQNNLVDNLKVEILNK